The proteins below come from a single Eubacterium limosum genomic window:
- a CDS encoding ribonuclease J, with protein MNETQQNKNENRNQNRQNHRPKRRNHPPKHKDKLKVIPIGGLGEIGKNMTVFEYKDEMIIVDCGLKFPDDEMYGIDIVLPDFSYIVENADKLKGLFITHGHEDHIGGIVYLVKKLGITVPIYATKFTMGLIDKKLVEHRLVTSVDRQIVKAGDRVQKGSFEVEFIRVNHSIADSVALYIKTPAATVFHTGDFKIDYHPIDGEIMDLQRIAKLGSQGIDLLMADSTNVEEAGFTPSESSVGATFYNLFRGCKNRIIITTFASNVHRVQQIIDAAASYKRKVIINGRSMENMVEVASDLGYLKIPKNILIDIKDMKSYKDSELVIITTGSQGEPMAALGRMAHGEHRFLNIKKEDTVIISASPVPGNEKMVSEVINKLVDLGSEVVYKKFADIHVSGHARQEELKLVQTLVKPKFFLPVHGEARMLVHHAALAESVGTDKRNILIAENGSVLEVDHRSCKITGKVQAEPVLVDGLGVGDIGNIVLNDRKRLSEDGLFIVVVTMHKGKAISGPDIISRGFVYVRESEELINTARDEVKKALLACEEKGVVDWSSIKNEIRESLFRYLYSQTNRKPMILPILMEV; from the coding sequence TTGAACGAAACACAACAGAATAAAAACGAAAATAGAAATCAGAATCGTCAAAACCACCGGCCCAAAAGAAGGAACCACCCGCCAAAGCATAAAGATAAGCTTAAAGTGATTCCCATTGGGGGCCTTGGTGAAATCGGAAAAAACATGACGGTCTTTGAATACAAGGACGAGATGATCATTGTTGACTGCGGCTTGAAATTTCCAGACGATGAAATGTACGGTATTGACATTGTCCTGCCAGATTTCAGCTATATTGTCGAAAATGCCGATAAGCTGAAGGGGCTTTTTATCACCCACGGACATGAGGACCATATTGGAGGCATTGTCTATCTGGTTAAAAAGCTGGGCATTACTGTCCCTATTTACGCCACCAAGTTTACCATGGGGCTCATCGATAAAAAGCTCGTTGAACACCGACTGGTTACCAGTGTGGACCGTCAGATTGTAAAGGCAGGCGACCGGGTGCAGAAGGGCAGCTTTGAAGTCGAATTTATCCGGGTTAACCACAGTATTGCCGATTCCGTTGCCCTTTATATTAAGACACCGGCAGCGACCGTTTTTCATACAGGAGACTTTAAGATCGACTACCATCCCATCGATGGCGAAATCATGGATTTACAGCGTATTGCCAAGCTGGGGAGCCAGGGCATTGACCTGCTTATGGCCGACAGCACCAACGTTGAGGAAGCAGGCTTTACACCTTCTGAAAGCTCCGTTGGCGCGACTTTCTACAACCTGTTCAGAGGCTGTAAAAACCGAATCATTATCACTACCTTCGCATCAAATGTGCACCGGGTTCAGCAGATCATCGACGCGGCAGCCAGCTATAAGCGCAAGGTCATCATTAATGGCCGGAGCATGGAAAACATGGTGGAGGTCGCCTCCGATCTGGGGTATCTGAAAATCCCTAAAAATATCCTTATAGACATCAAGGATATGAAGAGCTATAAAGACAGCGAGCTGGTAATCATCACGACCGGCAGTCAGGGCGAGCCCATGGCAGCCCTTGGCCGTATGGCCCACGGTGAGCACCGTTTCCTGAACATTAAAAAAGAAGACACGGTTATTATCTCAGCTTCTCCCGTCCCGGGGAATGAAAAGATGGTTTCAGAAGTGATCAATAAGCTGGTGGATCTTGGCTCAGAGGTTGTTTACAAAAAATTTGCAGACATCCATGTTTCCGGCCATGCCCGCCAGGAAGAGCTGAAGCTGGTTCAGACACTGGTTAAGCCAAAATTCTTCTTACCGGTTCACGGTGAGGCCCGAATGCTCGTGCACCACGCCGCCCTTGCGGAAAGTGTGGGAACCGACAAGCGCAATATCCTCATTGCGGAGAATGGATCAGTCTTGGAAGTAGACCATCGAAGCTGTAAGATTACCGGCAAGGTACAGGCAGAGCCAGTACTGGTCGACGGCCTGGGTGTCGGCGACATTGGAAATATTGTATTAAATGACCGTAAACGCCTGTCTGAGGACGGCCTGTTTATTGTGGTGGTGACGATGCATAAAGGTAAAGCCATCTCAGGACCAGACATTATCTCCAGAGGCTTTGTCTATGTACGCGAATCCGAAGAGCTTATCAACACAGCCCGCGATGAAGTTAAAAAAGCCCTCCTGGCCTGTGAAGAAAAAGGCGTAGTGGACTGGAGTTCCATTAAAAATGAAATCCGCGAGTCCCTCTTCCGTTACCTGTACAGCCAGACAAACAGGAAGCCGATGATCCTGCCGATTTTAATGGAAGTATAA
- a CDS encoding site-specific integrase, whose translation MMIKKIINLFMKKLFKKQVSMEVLFEKWLNMKTSEGRVKAVTLQNYKRQISLHISPVLGHCNVSIVDKELIQNFVDSLIKEKKLKATTVRNIFGRLSEIMNYAVREDMINTNPCSAVRLPQGKNKAGKALSLEEQMSIEELLKSQSTPHKIAVQLALHSGLRISEITALRWKDIDFEKGFIYVQHSFKRISIDGKGQKTFLHLGTPKSKNSVRSVPMTAQIKICLEKYYKTLNFLQNKDESFVVCKKNGNFYDVRAIQRYFSKLCQIAGIAQYHFHDLRHTFATNAKESGIDIQLISEILGHAHTTTTMNIYLHPSDTYKKEEIKKMDGISKRKYLKAKNTIEKIYLKAI comes from the coding sequence ATGATGATCAAAAAAATTATTAACTTATTTATGAAAAAACTTTTTAAAAAGCAAGTCTCTATGGAAGTATTGTTTGAGAAATGGTTGAATATGAAAACCAGCGAAGGAAGGGTTAAAGCAGTTACACTGCAAAATTATAAAAGACAAATTAGTCTGCATATTAGTCCGGTTTTAGGTCATTGTAATGTATCTATCGTTGATAAGGAACTGATCCAAAACTTTGTAGATAGTCTTATAAAAGAAAAAAAATTAAAAGCAACGACTGTCCGAAATATTTTTGGCCGTTTATCAGAGATAATGAACTATGCAGTTAGAGAAGATATGATCAATACAAATCCTTGTTCCGCGGTTCGTCTACCTCAAGGTAAAAACAAGGCAGGAAAAGCATTAAGTTTAGAGGAACAGATGAGTATTGAAGAGTTATTGAAATCCCAGAGTACACCACATAAAATTGCGGTTCAGCTTGCTCTTCATTCAGGATTAAGAATATCTGAAATTACTGCATTGCGTTGGAAAGATATTGATTTTGAAAAAGGTTTTATTTATGTACAACACAGTTTTAAAAGAATATCAATAGATGGAAAAGGGCAGAAAACTTTTTTACATTTAGGAACTCCAAAGTCTAAGAACTCGGTTAGAAGTGTTCCTATGACTGCGCAAATAAAAATATGTCTTGAAAAGTACTATAAAACTCTCAATTTTCTTCAGAATAAAGATGAAAGCTTTGTTGTGTGTAAAAAAAATGGTAACTTTTATGATGTTCGTGCAATACAAAGATATTTTTCTAAATTATGTCAAATAGCCGGAATTGCTCAGTATCATTTTCATGATTTGCGACATACCTTTGCTACGAACGCTAAAGAAAGTGGTATTGATATTCAACTAATCAGTGAGATTCTGGGACATGCTCATACAACAACAACTATGAATATTTACCTTCATCCGAGTGATACTTATAAAAAAGAAGAAATAAAAAAAATGGATGGAATTTCTAAGAGAAAATACTTAAAAGCAAAAAATACTATAGAAAAAATATATTTAAAAGCAATATAA
- the mltG gene encoding endolytic transglycosylase MltG, with product MKIRLTQGEAKKEASEPKTQNRQAQKRTAQSTEVEMRKKRANAKRPADGGTQTTPKKKTQQRKPAEGAVKRRPTEGSKVQERRETSRSAGAGTPKQRPAGQKKGQTAQRADSPGTAKKKRPVQKQPAETRRRREAEAMDAPVKRKKGGLKYKLPIVIAAVVLIVVIGIFAGRGFYNAMLEPTGTSTETMIVEIPDGSTIKDVGEILYDQGLIKNTMIFQSYAGRHSRGTSGMQAGNYEMNHAMSVPDIVNKMLNGDVYSGAIPVLLSEGKNINEMAQILEKHNICTSAAFISETKKLGEYKALYPILSSIPDDKNRTLEGYLFPDTYEIEPGSTASDVVKKMLDRFTEVYNQNFMQQTTEKGKTVDEIVIMASIVELETKLPEDKANAASVFYNRIAQNMPLQSDITVDYALGKKHAVLTEEQTKIDSPYNTYQNLGLPVGPICSPGKSSIDAAINPAQTKYLFFVADMDSGKLYFNETLEGHNADVQKYMGD from the coding sequence ATGAAGATTAGATTAACCCAGGGTGAAGCGAAAAAAGAGGCTTCGGAGCCCAAAACGCAGAACCGTCAGGCACAAAAGCGGACGGCTCAGTCAACCGAGGTGGAGATGCGTAAAAAGCGTGCGAACGCCAAGCGTCCCGCGGACGGAGGCACCCAGACCACACCAAAGAAAAAAACGCAGCAGCGGAAACCAGCAGAGGGAGCCGTAAAACGCCGACCTACGGAAGGCAGTAAAGTACAGGAACGCAGAGAAACCTCTCGTTCGGCGGGCGCAGGTACCCCGAAGCAGAGACCAGCAGGCCAGAAAAAAGGCCAGACAGCCCAGAGAGCAGACAGCCCGGGCACTGCTAAAAAGAAGAGACCGGTACAGAAACAGCCTGCCGAAACACGCCGGAGAAGAGAAGCAGAAGCAATGGACGCACCTGTAAAAAGAAAAAAAGGCGGACTTAAATACAAGCTGCCCATCGTCATTGCAGCCGTTGTGCTGATTGTCGTTATTGGCATCTTTGCAGGCAGAGGCTTCTACAACGCCATGCTGGAACCCACAGGGACAAGCACAGAAACCATGATCGTCGAAATTCCAGACGGCTCGACCATCAAAGACGTTGGAGAGATCCTTTACGATCAGGGCTTAATTAAGAACACCATGATATTCCAGAGCTATGCAGGACGCCACAGCCGCGGAACAAGCGGTATGCAGGCCGGCAACTATGAAATGAACCACGCTATGTCCGTCCCGGACATTGTGAACAAAATGCTGAACGGCGATGTCTACAGCGGCGCGATTCCGGTACTCCTGTCCGAGGGCAAAAACATCAATGAAATGGCCCAGATACTGGAAAAGCATAATATCTGTACCTCTGCGGCCTTTATCAGCGAAACTAAGAAGCTGGGCGAATACAAAGCCCTGTACCCGATTTTGAGCAGCATTCCGGACGATAAGAACCGGACCCTTGAAGGTTACCTGTTCCCGGATACCTACGAGATTGAGCCTGGCAGCACCGCGTCCGACGTTGTGAAAAAAATGCTGGACCGTTTTACCGAGGTTTATAACCAGAATTTTATGCAGCAGACCACAGAAAAAGGCAAAACCGTGGATGAAATTGTCATTATGGCCTCCATTGTTGAGCTTGAAACCAAGCTGCCCGAGGACAAAGCCAACGCCGCCAGTGTTTTCTACAACCGTATCGCCCAGAATATGCCTTTGCAGTCCGACATTACCGTTGACTACGCACTGGGTAAAAAACATGCAGTACTGACCGAGGAACAGACCAAAATCGATTCTCCCTACAACACCTATCAGAATTTAGGATTACCCGTCGGTCCGATCTGCTCACCAGGAAAAAGCTCCATTGACGCAGCCATCAACCCGGCCCAGACCAAGTATCTGTTCTTTGTAGCCGATATGGATTCCGGCAAGCTCTATTTCAATGAAACACTGGAAGGGCATAACGCCGATGTTCAGAAGTATATGGGAGACTAG
- a CDS encoding HD-GYP domain-containing protein — protein sequence MDEMVNKYLRNCPEEIQRHCQRTGVLIDALLSQMHQSSQQAEFCLNGCSPYFYHDIGKCIVPRDILKKSTGLNFGEWKIMKQHTSFGGIIFDQLGELAEKPKEKAFCRVGSFVCRYHHERWDGKGYPSGLKGSKIPFLARVCAVADSWDAMVNNRCYRNSLPESEALDEIKKGIGTQFDPEIAAAFLEIKKIVIHREA from the coding sequence ATGGACGAGATGGTTAACAAATATTTAAGAAATTGTCCAGAAGAGATCCAGCGTCACTGTCAAAGAACTGGTGTGTTGATAGATGCTTTGTTAAGTCAAATGCATCAAAGCAGTCAACAGGCTGAATTCTGTTTGAACGGATGTAGTCCATATTTTTATCATGACATTGGTAAGTGCATTGTACCGAGAGATATTTTAAAAAAGAGCACAGGTCTAAATTTCGGCGAATGGAAAATTATGAAACAGCACACAAGCTTTGGAGGGATTATCTTTGATCAGCTCGGTGAACTAGCAGAAAAACCGAAAGAGAAAGCTTTTTGCCGGGTTGGGTCTTTTGTGTGCAGATACCACCATGAACGATGGGATGGTAAAGGGTATCCGTCTGGACTGAAAGGATCTAAGATTCCATTTCTGGCAAGAGTATGCGCTGTGGCGGATAGCTGGGATGCCATGGTTAACAACCGATGCTACCGAAACAGTCTTCCAGAATCTGAAGCATTAGATGAGATCAAAAAAGGCATAGGCACACAGTTTGACCCTGAGATTGCTGCTGCTTTTCTTGAAATCAAGAAAATAGTTATTCACAGAGAAGCATAA
- a CDS encoding aldo/keto reductase, which yields MEYRKLGQTGIEVSRLCFGSLTIGPLQKNKTLEESRPIIEAALDAGINFFDTADLYNCYPYLKQALEIKKDLVICTKSYDYSAEGVAKSLDRALRELGRDYIDIYMLHEQESRLTFEGHWEAIEYLLKMKEKGVIRAFGISTHRVEGVRDAADFNEIEVVFPLINLTGIGIEDGSREDMEAAIMKAKQAGKGVFGMKPLGGGNLLASKKACFDYILGLETLDAIAFGMQSVDEVRYNAARINGEPIEAELEKRVAGAKKSLHISDWCEGCGECAAHCSQKALTIIDGKAQVEHSKCLTCCYCAAYCPLFCIKVI from the coding sequence ATGGAATACCGTAAACTGGGACAGACTGGGATCGAGGTTTCAAGGCTCTGCTTTGGAAGCCTGACCATTGGCCCGCTGCAGAAAAACAAAACACTGGAAGAAAGCCGCCCGATCATTGAAGCGGCTCTGGACGCCGGAATCAATTTTTTTGATACGGCTGACTTGTACAATTGCTACCCTTATCTCAAGCAGGCACTGGAAATCAAAAAAGATCTGGTTATCTGTACCAAATCTTACGATTATTCGGCCGAGGGCGTGGCTAAAAGCCTGGACAGAGCGTTACGCGAGCTTGGACGGGACTACATCGATATTTATATGCTGCATGAGCAGGAGAGCCGCCTGACCTTTGAAGGCCACTGGGAAGCCATCGAGTATCTTTTGAAAATGAAAGAGAAGGGCGTGATCCGTGCCTTTGGCATTTCAACCCACAGGGTTGAGGGCGTACGAGACGCTGCGGACTTTAACGAGATCGAGGTGGTATTTCCCCTCATTAACCTTACAGGTATTGGCATTGAGGATGGAAGCCGTGAGGACATGGAAGCCGCGATCATGAAAGCCAAACAGGCCGGAAAGGGCGTTTTTGGCATGAAGCCCTTGGGCGGCGGCAATCTGCTGGCCAGCAAAAAAGCCTGTTTCGACTATATCCTGGGTTTGGAAACGCTGGACGCCATCGCCTTTGGCATGCAGTCCGTTGACGAGGTCCGCTACAACGCAGCCAGGATAAACGGAGAGCCAATAGAGGCGGAGCTGGAAAAACGTGTGGCAGGCGCAAAAAAAAGCCTGCATATCAGCGACTGGTGCGAGGGCTGCGGCGAATGCGCTGCCCATTGCAGCCAGAAAGCACTCACGATTATTGATGGAAAAGCACAGGTGGAACATTCAAAGTGTCTGACCTGCTGTTATTGTGCGGCCTATTGTCCGCTTTTTTGCATAAAAGTCATTTAG
- the sfsA gene encoding DNA/RNA nuclease SfsA, with protein sequence MELSSFPIVEGEFISRPNRFIARVMIDTDSAPREITAHVANTGRMRELLVPGARVQMAFNPSPKRKTDFTLLTVWYKSTWVCIHSTMANALAFEFMEKAPDICQLKREVTYGNSRFDLAFERNGHPCLYEVKSANLVVGAAAMFPDAPTERGCKHLEELMHARTEGYEAGVLFVVQREDAEFFTPNIATDPLFSGLLKKGFEVGLVVRALRCVIRGNTIKIDSEIPVRFDTAGRI encoded by the coding sequence ATGGAGTTGAGCAGCTTCCCCATCGTTGAGGGGGAATTCATCTCCAGACCCAACCGATTTATTGCCCGGGTTATGATCGATACAGACAGCGCCCCACGTGAAATTACGGCGCACGTAGCAAATACCGGCCGGATGCGGGAGCTTCTCGTACCCGGCGCCCGGGTTCAAATGGCCTTTAATCCGTCGCCAAAGAGAAAGACGGATTTTACTTTACTGACAGTATGGTATAAAAGTACATGGGTTTGCATACACTCGACCATGGCCAACGCACTCGCCTTTGAGTTTATGGAAAAAGCCCCGGATATCTGTCAGCTTAAAAGGGAAGTGACCTACGGCAACAGCCGCTTTGACCTGGCTTTTGAACGGAATGGCCACCCCTGTCTGTACGAAGTGAAAAGCGCTAACCTGGTGGTTGGTGCTGCGGCGATGTTTCCAGACGCCCCGACCGAACGGGGCTGTAAACACCTGGAAGAACTAATGCATGCGCGTACAGAAGGTTATGAGGCCGGTGTGCTCTTCGTTGTACAAAGAGAGGACGCTGAGTTTTTTACGCCCAATATTGCCACCGATCCGCTGTTTTCAGGACTCCTTAAAAAGGGGTTTGAAGTGGGTCTGGTTGTTCGCGCTCTAAGGTGTGTCATCAGAGGAAACACAATTAAAATTGATTCAGAAATACCGGTTCGTTTTGATACGGCCGGACGGATATAA
- a CDS encoding peptidase U32 family protein: MRKKPELLAPAGNFEKLRYALHYGADAVYCAGKRFGLRAGAGNFEMEELAEAVRYVHERGKRIYVTLNMIPHNNDLVGLPEYVHALKAMGVDAVLVADPGVFAIVRETEPALKVSISTQANNTNWKTAEFWYHQGARRIVLARELGLEEMQTIVEKTPADMEIETFVHGAMCISYSGRCLLSHYMTGRNSNQGDCAHPCRWKYHLIEETRPDENFSIEEDETGSFIFNSKDLCLIDHIPELINAGIDSLKIEGRMKSIYYVATVVQAYRQAIDYYYDHPEEKSVDPKYFQELRKVSHRNYTTGFFEHKTTANDQNYGTGSYTRLYDFAGVVQSYDPETCIAIIQQRNKINAGETIEVMVAGSQEGFYTQQVGEMQDEKGNPIESTPHPKMIYSMKMDVPVKAMDIIRKKEL, translated from the coding sequence TTGAGAAAAAAACCTGAATTGCTCGCCCCGGCGGGGAATTTTGAAAAATTGAGATATGCCCTGCACTACGGCGCCGACGCAGTCTACTGCGCAGGAAAACGCTTTGGCCTGCGGGCAGGGGCTGGTAACTTTGAGATGGAAGAGCTTGCAGAAGCTGTCCGTTACGTCCACGAAAGGGGCAAGCGCATCTACGTTACCCTGAACATGATCCCCCACAATAACGACCTTGTGGGGCTTCCAGAATATGTTCATGCCCTGAAAGCCATGGGCGTAGATGCCGTACTGGTGGCAGACCCCGGCGTTTTTGCCATTGTGCGTGAGACCGAGCCAGCGCTTAAGGTTTCCATCAGCACCCAGGCCAACAATACCAACTGGAAAACCGCAGAGTTCTGGTATCATCAGGGAGCCCGGCGCATTGTGCTGGCCCGGGAGCTCGGCCTTGAGGAAATGCAGACAATCGTGGAAAAAACACCAGCCGATATGGAAATCGAAACCTTTGTACATGGTGCCATGTGTATTTCCTACTCTGGGCGGTGTCTGCTGAGTCACTACATGACCGGCCGTAACTCCAACCAGGGCGACTGCGCCCACCCCTGCCGCTGGAAATACCACCTCATCGAGGAGACAAGACCAGACGAGAACTTTAGCATAGAGGAGGACGAAACCGGCTCCTTTATCTTTAATTCCAAGGATCTCTGCCTTATCGACCATATCCCAGAACTCATAAATGCAGGCATTGACAGCCTGAAAATCGAGGGCCGCATGAAGAGCATCTATTACGTGGCTACCGTCGTCCAGGCCTATCGCCAGGCCATTGATTATTACTACGACCACCCTGAAGAAAAAAGTGTCGATCCCAAATACTTCCAGGAGCTTCGCAAGGTTAGCCACCGGAACTATACTACTGGCTTTTTTGAGCACAAGACCACAGCCAACGACCAGAACTATGGTACCGGCAGCTATACCCGCTTGTACGATTTTGCGGGCGTGGTCCAGTCCTACGATCCTGAAACATGTATCGCCATTATCCAGCAGCGCAATAAGATAAACGCTGGAGAAACCATCGAGGTGATGGTGGCAGGTTCCCAGGAAGGTTTTTACACCCAGCAGGTGGGCGAGATGCAGGACGAAAAGGGAAACCCCATCGAATCGACCCCGCACCCAAAAATGATCTACAGCATGAAAATGGATGTGCCTGTGAAGGCCATGGATATTATCCGGAAAAAAGAACTTTAA
- a CDS encoding YlbF family regulator — protein MNVYDEANNLAQALKESNEYQNFKAAELKLKADEEHYAMAQDYAKKQMGLQTKQMMGQELTEEEVEAYNSLTASVLGIPIIAEYFQAQMYFGIVFQDIMDIISKAVDLDMGGMFGSEEDAE, from the coding sequence ATGAACGTATATGATGAAGCCAACAATTTGGCCCAGGCTCTTAAAGAATCAAACGAATACCAGAACTTTAAAGCAGCAGAGCTGAAGCTAAAGGCTGACGAAGAACATTACGCAATGGCTCAGGATTACGCGAAAAAGCAAATGGGTCTTCAGACAAAACAAATGATGGGCCAGGAGCTGACAGAGGAAGAGGTAGAAGCCTATAACTCTTTAACAGCGTCCGTGCTGGGCATTCCGATTATTGCCGAATACTTCCAGGCGCAGATGTATTTTGGCATTGTCTTCCAGGATATCATGGATATCATCAGCAAAGCCGTTGATTTAGACATGGGCGGCATGTTTGGCAGCGAGGAAGACGCAGAGTAA
- the ruvX gene encoding Holliday junction resolvase RuvX — MATKRLLGLDVGDKYIGIAVSDPLGITAQGYRTWKRGTRDDDLAFFKDVVEQFNVTTLVSGLPKDMEGNETAQARKTRNFCQFLKKRLNLVVVYIDERLTSKASERVLIEGGVRREKRKEYIDTLAAQMILQVYLDSSENTN; from the coding sequence ATGGCAACAAAACGCTTACTCGGCCTAGACGTCGGGGATAAATATATTGGTATCGCAGTCAGCGACCCATTGGGCATAACCGCCCAGGGCTACAGAACATGGAAACGCGGAACACGTGACGACGATCTGGCCTTTTTTAAAGATGTTGTGGAGCAGTTTAACGTGACCACCCTGGTATCCGGACTGCCCAAGGACATGGAAGGAAATGAAACCGCCCAGGCCCGTAAGACACGCAACTTCTGTCAGTTTTTAAAAAAAAGACTGAATCTGGTGGTTGTCTATATTGACGAAAGGCTGACCTCAAAAGCCTCCGAACGGGTTTTAATTGAAGGCGGAGTACGGCGTGAAAAACGCAAGGAATATATCGATACTCTGGCAGCCCAGATGATCCTGCAGGTTTATCTGGACAGCAGTGAGAACACAAATTAA
- a CDS encoding O-methyltransferase, which translates to MSDIVPDYIEDYIRSLLPGETSALERLRLIAETNHVPIIFPEVRNYLEILIETHQIKSILEIGTAVGYSAGVFAHAMGEKGRVTTVERDERMIAQARENIAKMGYEDRIHLIQGDAQETAASLTGTFDMIFLDGGKGHYIHLLEDCMRLLKPGGLIVSDNVLYKGMIATNALVIRRKITIVKRMRKYLDAISHDPRLMTTVLPLGDGLAVSYKKID; encoded by the coding sequence GTGAGTGATATTGTACCAGATTATATCGAAGATTATATCCGCAGCCTGCTCCCCGGCGAAACATCTGCCCTTGAGCGGCTGCGGCTCATTGCAGAAACAAACCATGTGCCCATTATCTTTCCCGAGGTTCGCAACTACCTGGAAATTTTGATCGAAACGCATCAGATCAAAAGCATTCTGGAAATTGGGACAGCGGTCGGCTACTCCGCCGGGGTTTTTGCCCATGCCATGGGGGAAAAAGGCAGAGTGACCACCGTAGAGCGGGATGAGCGCATGATTGCCCAGGCCAGAGAAAACATTGCCAAAATGGGCTATGAAGACCGGATTCATTTAATCCAGGGCGACGCCCAGGAAACAGCGGCCAGCCTCACCGGAACCTTTGACATGATCTTTCTGGACGGGGGCAAAGGGCATTATATCCATCTGCTTGAGGATTGTATGCGGCTTTTAAAGCCCGGCGGCCTCATTGTTTCCGACAACGTGCTCTATAAGGGGATGATCGCGACCAATGCGTTGGTGATCCGCAGAAAGATCACCATTGTCAAGCGCATGCGAAAATACCTGGATGCTATCAGCCATGATCCCAGGCTCATGACCACCGTGCTGCCTCTGGGAGACGGACTGGCAGTGAGCTATAAAAAAATTGATTAA
- a CDS encoding DUF1292 domain-containing protein has product MEDNKITLLDEDGVERVFELVISFDIEDKTYVLLAESEESEDVFPFVIREDENGEETLYPVESEEEFALIEQTYEQLMEEEDDDDEECGCGCGCGGDHQE; this is encoded by the coding sequence ATGGAAGACAACAAAATTACATTATTAGATGAAGATGGCGTAGAACGCGTATTTGAGCTGGTGATCAGCTTCGACATTGAAGACAAAACCTATGTCCTCTTAGCAGAAAGTGAAGAAAGCGAAGATGTATTCCCATTTGTTATCCGTGAGGACGAAAATGGCGAAGAAACACTGTATCCGGTTGAAAGCGAAGAAGAATTCGCGCTGATCGAACAGACCTACGAACAGCTCATGGAAGAAGAAGACGATGATGATGAAGAATGCGGTTGTGGCTGCGGCTGCGGCGGAGACCATCAGGAATAA